acaactggttgttgttaagactggatgggaggagctaaccttgtatggtagaagtacgcctccttgaaggggcaaccaggggggagataagggcgcaccctccattagggaacTGATAAGTGTAttaagacgcaaatatcatgaggttttttattcgcaaggatattaagacttggaatatttgtgcaacaatcctaaagatgcaataatacaaaagaaaaggataagacgagatcaatgggttttcgcatgaaagtgcgaagacgtcctgcgatttcgtcgcaagacggcaatgtcatggggctttattttcgcaagaatatttaggcctgtcatattgtcgcaacattcctgaagaggtcataatacaaaagagaaaagttaaggcaagatcaatgggtttttgtatgaaagtgcaaggacgtcctgcgattttgtcgcaatgacaagagatggcataataagacctttaattaggaaggaaaaataagaccatatgataaaacaaattaattataagcattTGTAACAgaatattttttgcaagaaagataatgagaggaaattatgggaatcaatacacaagaagcattatctttcttaacaacaaaatattaaaaggaaaagttgactccaaagttggttgaaaaatgtaactctcaaaagtgataaaaataagacaattcaagaaaacaaagctagataaaAAGGTCAAGATTCAGTATTAATTTctgtagcaggagatgacagaaattcttcgccaatattctcgcaagcttctccttcatttcggttttgatcttcgccatgactagcatcttgattaacaccagcagatacttctttagaaggatcctcttcttcatcttccaagaaattatcctatgcaccgctttcgtaatcataatcattatcagcaggacgaggaacttcatcgtcatctacttctaaaggatcaattgatgtaggaagaagagagttggataataaaatgtcatttacaaggacttcagccagGAGATGAACTTgccgaagaagtgctctctgatgattcctatcttgaatatccttaaaataagcaagataatcaagtcttctttgcgctcggtcgcgagaaccagtaagagtagagacaagCAATGCATTCTCTTTtctaattttagcatatttagcctccaaaatagaaatagaagaatgaagattcttctcagactctgcgaaaggtagaatacaaaatttcattaatataaagagttcagagagatatgacaaagaaaatatagttaaggaagtcaaactattatgactaccttccttttgcgaaataaggtgttgaatcaaggacagacaactattctcccaacgatctattgcatcatcaaatttatctccaactaaacctttaagtcgagactgaagatttttctctttagaaataagaaaggcatttttcttcgcaagagaagaataagattcttctaatttggaatattgttctttaagctgatttgcctttacacttaaagctattctaccttgaatgagtgtatctctctcAGCGatggatgactctgttacttctttaagttcatttctcaaagagcgaagagattgctcttggtcatcacatactttttgaagaacacTAAGTTGTTGCGAGGATATCGCTATCTtatttaaataagttctcttctcttgggataaggttttaTTTTCATCTTATAAAGTTTCCattcctaaattagctttagttaaagaataagaaagacgagatacttcattacttaataaatcttgtctttgaattaattgggtattttcattggtaagattatttatatgatcaagagaatatgaatagagattatctaattggttatattaatccatcaaaatttctttatcaacacgggcttcttcaacagcagattcaaattggtatctctccattattcatttctggtttaaagcttaacatacgAAAgatggatttcaaggataattgagtatgggaaggataaaaccattaaaaaggaaaattcaaGATACAGATAAGAAAATTTTACCTCTCAAttaatcattcttcttgcgaagattgtcacgatccagtaaaacattctaaagcttctgattttcgagatgaagagcattacattctttttccaaaattgtctgcgaagcagctttatcagaacccaaatgcttgctcagaatttcgcaaacattagacttgataggatcagtagaagacttcttgacatcatccagaacctcagatAAGACTTTGAATGcagtatctatcccttccacagtttctttcgaaagaggaagagactgaggtagagaactggtagagatagaaggttgagaaatattcttaatgggaagagaagaagtttcattcacagcaggatCAACAGGAAAGTTCCAATCATtaaaaggtcagttgaagaaatgaagtctgaggcagatttttcacgaattggagataaaggtttatcctgcgaagatgtcgcaggagatttagaagagatgagtaagtgaaaGGGAATAgaggttggaacagttttaaggtggcgagatttcttgagaggtttattgacatctttatcaccctgcgaattaaaatacagataagaaacagaggcaacaatattgttattagaaaaggataatgtttcttactaccttctcattcgcagattttcttttatgtgcaacaactttatgctgcaatttgggaatgttagggttctgaactgtaaatctagtgttggagccgcttttgatgaaataacaagagtatgggaatcacataaacaacatcaaataaggcaatgaacaagatcaatttcagcaaaggcaataaacaatatcaatttcagaaaaactcataaagaagaaaaaagaaaactagccttgatgaatccatggaagataatagcagggagattgtttcgaagaaaattatgaactaggaagatttgcagaagaaatagtatgaagatgaagaagaacttaaaaagcttgaagaagaaagaagaaaagttgcaataatggaatttgcagaaaaaCGATGAagctgcagagaaaataaaaggaaagaagaagagagtgaaaaggaatatatatagagggaatttttcctcgagaaaacaaacacgattaatacggaaagatataagcggttaaaaaataacggttacaaaagacgtgtcgagaaataaatggaagaaataatacgtgtaataaatgcagaatataaagaggAGAACAACTGCgatatttctcacatcattctctacttcgcagaaaagatatgagaagaggcaagatgtaggatcagaatctcgcaatgatagtgtttcagcgaaattattaatgacacaacacttaagcgtcgcagaacaattccagaaatgataaaataaatgacgacatctaagatcacgagaaagatatgatagtcctgcgaaaattagagagtttgcgaaattaatatttgtaaggttgcgagaatgtcgcagaccatatccgaaaataaaggacagattagctgtcatccgctatgtatttccttataaatagtcattcgagttgtaaagaaggggggaatcttttttgagtaagaaacaagtaaataggagagagaaagttttagAGCGgagagatcattcttgagttcttcatcttttcttgtaagaacatccaaagattaatcaataaaattaataatataaacctaaaatgagttgattaataatgaaatcatatgaagagtgtagtgtaggatttcctgcaactacataacaaGAAGTTGAAATCGGGGAATCATCGACGTACAATGTCGTAACTGGTTCCGTGAGATATAgtgatgataaatattttttctcAATGGAAGTGTAGGGAAGTGGTAAGAAATTTCTACAGAACACAATGGCGTCAAGCTTCCGCCGAGCTGGGGACATAATTTTGACTGCTGCTTCGTTTGGAATTGCTTCACTTCTTTTGGTCGAAGGCCTTACAACACATCTAATGTTTAAGATTCCCACCGAAATATTTGGGAACaatcactacgggaaaaatatacatctacaactggagatttacaacacttcgctatacatcgtagaaagtcctatgttttacaactggtttcaaagaaagagttgtcgtatatcatcactaccaacccttaggaacaaggggttacgctaagaaaacaaacgacaactcctttagcaaaactgttgtgacgacatttaggtataacaactttgtttcataagtgtagtgacttagcttatcacaattctcacaagtgttgttgaagaacacaaaaatatgataatgaaaaatacgttagaggggagattcgaacatgaacctaatgcatggatgtatagctcatcaaccatccttacagttcacaagtttgggttttttcttttttttttaatagaaacgtataacgacacttataagtgttgttgaagttaaaatatagaatgtgggaaaaaattaggtttggggGATTCGACCCTGAGCCTCCTATATggaagtctacaccactaaccatacctacactatcacaagttctgtaaagttggtggttctttaatatactattatgacaacccttcataagcgttgtaaaacaaaatataatgcgcaaagCCGACTGAGCCACAAAGAGCGCGAATCATTCTCTGTAACCATATACATTCTTCTCTGTAAATAATCACATACATTCTATAAGACcacccgctttaagcaaagcatgCAACTGGGGAATTATGGCAAAAGTATACCATCAAACAAACAAATATTCTGAAAAACATTACCATCTTCAAACCGATATTCACACACAAATGATGATAACAAAAGCAGCCCTGAATTACCAACAATAGAACATAGAGTTTGATAAGTGATAAATACACAAGCCAATACAGAACTAACACTCAGCTGTAGCAAGAAACTTGAGAATAGCAGGAAACTCATACAGAACTACACACTCAGCTGTAGCAAGAAACTTGAGAATAGCAGTTGAAGTAGATTACTGAGAAGGCAAATAACACCAAATATTGCTAAAGTAAGAATACAATACCGTAAAAACAATAAACTACTGATCTAACTTgtgaacttctttttcttcttctttttgttcttcttctttgtcggaaCCACTATGGTATATTCCCCATCTTCTCTTAAGTAACTCTCGTTCTCGTCATCCATTTGGAAACCAAGAGTTGAAACATCCACTGGCTGGAAAATTGTGTCATGCTTTTCATTGTATTCCTCTAATTCATGGAAACCCCTGGGCAGTGGTTTCACCATCACATACCAGTTAGATGTATTTGACTCTCGAGAATAGAAAACTTGTCGCGCTTGCTTTGCTAAAATGAATGGATCGTTACAGTATTGGTTCTTATGCTGCTTTAAATTGACTAATGTAAAGCCATATTCTACCTTCACACCAAAATTGGTGTGAGCCCAATCACATTTGAATATTGGAATTTGAAACATATGATTGTAGTCCaacaatagaatttcttctaaaacaCCATAGAACCCACTAGTTTCTGACAATCCTGCAACTAAGGTTGTTGATTCAATTGAAACTCCACTGTTTTGTGTGACTCTCTTAACATCCTTCGTAATAAACCTAGTGTTATTGATAAGCAAGCCTTTATATGATATGCAGTTTTCCAACGGCCCATATGACAACCATTCTACCGTGTGTGATATTGGCATGCCTTGTTCAATTTGCATCTTAACCTACAAATGTATAATCTCAGATCATAAGAATATAACTAAATTTGTTATCTAAGCATAAGAAGTTAGATTTATATGATGGTGTGCCGAACATGGATTGTTCTATGTGATAGAATgaaacataccttttgttgaaaccAATCTGCAAATGTGTCAGACtgtatggaattgagttggtcttCACTAGTAATTGCCCTCCCAGCAGGAGATTTTAACTCGTCCATATGCATTCTAAgacaaaattaaaattagaaaatgaagtaTTAATTGACAGACCATTTTAATAAACGTGAACATCATACTTACATCATATATGGGTCAATTTCGGGTGTGTTAAAAAGAACATATCTGTAAGCTATCTTTAACTTCTCACCATCCATACGCACTTGGACACCTTTAGAAAGAGGACGTGCTGCCGGTGTGGAACCATTTTGAGTGTTTTCGTTACGCCTTTGCTCTACTcctttttcagctgcttgggcCTTACGAATATCAAAATACCTAACACTCTCCATTCCAAGATAACACTCGGCTATACAAGCTTCAGGTTGTGCATAATTCTTTACGTATTCTTTGAATGTCTTCATATACCTAGGAAAGTCGAGTATGCAACAGTTACTAGTTAATTAAATATTAGTATCTCTAAGATACAAAGGGCATAACTTTCTACACAAAACCAAAAAACAGAAGTAATATAAATTAAATTGGCATacctttcaaatggatacatccaacGATATTGTACAGGTCCACATAATCGCACTTCTCGAGCTAGGTGAATTGTCAAGTGCATCATGACATCAAAAAGTGACGGAGGGAAGTACCTCTCAAACATACACAAAGTCTCAGCAACTTCTACTTCAAGTTCTATTAATCTATGGAGATCAACTTCCCTTTGGCATATTTCGTGAAAATAAGAACATAACCTGAAAATTGCCTCCCTTGGCCCTACAGGTAAAAGTCCTTGCAAAGCAACGGGTAATATTTGTTGCATaagaacatggtaatcatgagccTTAAGAACACCTAAGCAACCATCTTTTGAGAAATGCTTTCTAAGATCAGAACTAAAACCATATGGAACCTTTAAATTTCTCATCCTATTATACAATATAGCCTTTTCCTTGTCATTTAAACAGTATGGTGCTGGTGGAAGGATCGTTTTTCCATTTATCTCTACTGGATGTAATTCTGGTCTTATTCCCATACTCTTCAGATCATTGCGGGACTTTAGACCGTCTTTTGTTTTGGACTTTATATTCAATATGGTACCAATAATACTCTCGCAAACATTTTTttctgtatgcataacatcaatatTGTGCCGTAGTAATAAATCCTAGGAAGATGGAAAAACCCAACATTAGTAATTaattctataaataaataaaagatcaGACATTTAATCAATGTGAAAGTTATAATGTCATGCTGTCGAATCTTAGGTAAGTAATTAATTCTATTATAATGTCATGCTggaaaaaacagaaacaaaatgcTCATTATACTGAAAATATACTATTATGTGTCAAttatggtgcaatcaaactgatGTTGCCGATGCTTTATCACATTGGGAAGAGTACTCAGATGCATTATACTTCCCAAACACTATATCAAAAGAACGAGTGTGTCATTTAGATTGACATGGTGCAAAGCAGAAGACCCATAGCCAAATATTAACAAGTAAGTTTGAAGTTATGGAACTAACCTTCCAGTAAGGCAAGTCGAAGAATATTGACCACCCGAagttcagtttcatcatcatttGCACCAGAAATAGccgcatcaacaacaacatccctTTTCCGCTTCCCACATTTAGAATTACCCACATTTGCACTTGCTGCCGCACTACTCTTGccctgattcttcttcttttgatctttctttttccttatctCCTCCTCGTTCTTCTCCGCTTTCCCAAAATCATTTGTAATACTATTCTGACATTCAAGTGCCGCAGCACCAGACATAACAGGTGGCTTTTCCTTCCTCTCAATCTCTCCATTAAACCAGTCTTTTTTCTGCCGAAGAGGATGATTATGACGAAGAAATCTCCTATGATTCAAGTAGACAGTTTTACGACTAAATTCCAACCAGTTTGAAAGTGTATTTTCACCGCAAAGAGGACAGGCTGCCTTCCCTTTATACGTACATCCAGATAAATTACCATATGCAGGGAAATCGTTTATTGTCCACATTAATAACGCCTTCAAGTTAAAATCTGTTTTAGTAAACGAATCATATACCTGCACCCCTTTCTCCCAAAACTCAAAAAGATCATCAATCAAGGGCTGCAAGTATACATCAATGTCATTACCCGGTTGTTTTTTTCCTGGAATCTgcatgctcagaattatgttgtcACCTTGCATACACAATTGAGGGGGCAAATTATAAACCACGAGCATCACTGGCCAACAACTGTGGTCTGCGGAAAGATCACCAAATGGATTAAATCCATCAGCAGCAAGCCCAAGACGCAAATTACGGGGATCTGAAGCAAACTCGGGATACTTTGTGTCTATGTGCTTCCAAGCCAAAGAATCTGTTGGATGACGCATCTTCCCATCCTTACTCTTGTTCGTCGCGTGCCATATCAACTGCTCAGCCAGTGCTGCTGATTGAAACAATCTTCTCAATCTCGGCACAATGGGGAAGTACCTAAGCACCTTCACCGGTATCTTCTTTTGCGGCTTGTCTATCATTTCAGCATCGTCCATGTTAGATGTGTCTGCCTTCCACCTAGAATAATGACATTTAGGACACTCGTCTGCATCTTTCAAATCTTTTCTAAACAAACAACAATCATTAATACAAGCATGTATTTTCTGGTAAGTCAATTGATAAGATTTCAGGAGCTTTTTCACTTCATATGTTGAGCAAGGAAGACAATGATCTGGCGGCAACAAGGAACCGATTGTCTTGAGAAGTTCGTCAAAAGATTTCCTAGATAAACCATTTACTGTTTTGTGCCTATACAATTCAACAGTGATGGATAACTTTGTGTGTGTTTTACAATTAGGATATAACGGTGGGTCCGCCTCTTCCACATGGTTTTCCAAACCCTCATCTTGCACAGGTTCATGTCCCTGATCGATATGTGCATCAGCTTCAACAGCAGCATCTATATGATATGATCCCCTTGTTGCTCCCTCTTGGTGTACATCAGTAGAAGTGTGCATAGTCTCCCCGTGAAAAACCCACTCAGTGTATGTAGGATCCCAACCTCGTTTCAGCAAGTGAAGATGCACTTCTTTCGGAGGAAGTGGGAAAGTGAGATTCTTACAATCAACACAAGGACAACTGAATTCAgaaggatttccaagtctctgACAAACGGTATCTATGAAATTCTTCAAGGCCTCCTGATATGGAAGATCACCCCTACATGAAAGAACGACAAAATAATTAATCACGGAATAACACAATAAAAGAGGGAAAACCAATGTAAAGAATGTAATATTCTACAGTGAACAACATATCAACCTTGGCCAATGAACCCAATCTTTATTCATAATTTTGAATGACTTGAATATGCAAATCTGTTCAGTTCTTCAACTATTTTGATTCTGTTTTTCCATTTGCATCATAAATTTGCTCAAGGTTGGTGTAAGGAACATAGCATACAAGACAAATTAAGTGGTCGGTGGGGCTCTCTGACTGTGATGTCGACCAAGCATCTCCTGAAGCGTTACGCAAGACAAATTATGTATAATGTATGGAAGTTTGCTTACAAATATTCTTGGTATGTCGTCaagaactctattcaaccaatgCAACTTCTTATACAGATACTTATTTAGAAGTTACAGTTGCAaggaaatcatcaattgatctaaTAGTAGACCCTTTGAGATGACCACCTTCATCTTCTCTCATCGCAGCACTAATTTTCTCCGCAATCACCATTGCCCTCTTCCTCATTTCTTCTCCTTCACTGCTACCCATCACTTGTTCAACTAACACAATTCAGTTAGGACTGATCTTTTTCTCTTCTAGTATGCAAATCTTCAGTCTTTCGAAGGACCACGATTATGAGTCACAGATTCACATATTCAAGCCCTCACCTGCCAAATCGAAACATACCCAACAAACTTAATGAGCCaatttctgaatcatgattatgatttactgaaaattagACAAGGCAAACAAAACATTTTCAACAAAGCAAGATAAGAAGACTGCAACGTCTATGATGCACCTTcgacattaaaagaaaaaaatcaacatgactgcagaaaaaataaaaagagactgAAGGAGAAACTACCCATattgttgattttgatgaaatcaaTATCATAAGAAAGGAACAAACTACCCATATTGTTGATTTTAATGAAATTTTAAACCAAACCCATATTGTTCTGTGTTGATTatcaaaaaacctaattcaaatttTAATGCAAAAAAGTCACtgaaaaaaacctaattcaaaaatcaaaaaaacaataTACCCTAAATTGAGCTTTGGTTACAGATCGATCTTCAACTTCGGGAAATTGGTGGAAGTGGTTAGTCGAGATATGGGTTACAGATCGATCTTCAACATTGTgtggtgatgatgaagttggTGAAGTAATCTCCTGAGATCGATGAAGTTTCCAGTGGTTTGATTTATGGAGGTGCTGCTGTACCGAAGTGGTTTGAGTGATGTTGgtttgaataatggtggtttgagGTGAAGTTTCTCCGTCGAACACACTGGGGAGATGCAGTtgagggaaaaaaagaaaaggataaggaaGGAAATAGAAATGAgaatgatgttaaacaaaaaaaaaaaaaaaaacttaacggctgtagatgaaatagaattaaaaattaaatgaaTGGGTGGTTATGATGTGATGATATAcatagaatattccaaaggaatattcccagtatatggttggattcatcgttcttacgaagtccccgacttagagtagtccattcatcgccaggtttcgatctcggagccatgttatgtctcgaagttgccaaaaccggtcaggtttaagggttggaggaatattatgaaagcatcttacctatgaatcgacagattcatcgttattacgaagtccccgacttagagtagtccactcatcgccatGTTTCGAtcccggagccatgttatgtctcgaagttgccaaaaccggtcaggtttaagggttggaggaatattatgaaagcatcttacctatgaatcgacagattcatcgttattacgaagtccccgacttagagtagtccactcatcgccatGTTTCGATCCCGgatccatgttatgtctcgaagttgccaaaaccggtcaggtttaagggttggaggaatattatgaaagcatcttacctatgaatcgacagattcatcgttattacgaagtccccgacttagagtagtccacttatcgccaggtttcgatctcggatccatgttatatctcgaagttgccaaaaccggtcaggtttaagggttggaggaatattatgaaagcatcttacctatgaatcgacagattcatcgttcttacgaagtccccgacttagagtagtccactcaccgccatgtttcgatctcggagccatgttatatctcgaagttgccaaaaccgg
This genomic stretch from Papaver somniferum cultivar HN1 chromosome 5, ASM357369v1, whole genome shotgun sequence harbors:
- the LOC113278733 gene encoding uncharacterized protein LOC113278733; its protein translation is MGSSEGEEMRKRAMVIAEKISAAMREDEGGHLKGGDLPYQEALKNFIDTVCQRLGNPSEFSCPCVDCKNLTFPLPPKEVHLHLLKRGWDPTYTEWVFHGETMHTSTDVHQEGATRGSYHIDAAVEADAHIDQGHEPVQDEGLENHVEEADPPLYPNCKTHTKLSITVELYRHKTVNGLSRKSFDELLKTIGSLLPPDHCLPCSTYEVKKLLKSYQLTYQKIHACINDCCLFRKDLKDADECPKCHYSRWKADTSNMDDAEMIDKPQKKIPVKVLRYFPIVPRLRRLFQSAALAEQLIWHATNKSKDGKMRHPTDSLAWKHIDTKYPEFASDPRNLRLGLAADGFNPFGDLSADHSCWPVMLVVYNLPPQLCMQGDNIILSMQIPGKKQPGNDIDVYLQPLIDDLFEFWEKGVQVYDSFTKTDFNLKALLMWTINDFPAYGNLSGCTYKGKAACPLCGENTLSNWLEFSRKTVYLNHRRFLRHNHPLRQKKDWFNGEIERKEKPPVMSGAAALECQNSITNDFGKAEKNEEEIRKKKDQKKKNQGKSSAAASANVGNSKCGKRKRDVVVDAAISGANDDETELRVVNILRLALLEVFGKYNASEYSSQCDKASATSV